A genomic stretch from Pseudomonas sp. MUP55 includes:
- the ptsP gene encoding phosphoenolpyruvate--protein phosphotransferase → MSNNNNRLTLSAPLTGPVLALGNVPDEVFASGAMGDGIAIDPLNDCLHAPCDGVIIHVARTGHALTLRADNGAEILMHIGIDTVELNGEGFALLVKEGTRVSQGQALVQFDLDRIARQCKSLVSLIILTNSDRFELTPCPLGTVKVGEPLMQVALRSAAPVQAAVDNSSAEARASVRITHRGGLHARPAALIRKTAQGFSSQSQLHFGDKSAACDSLIGLMGLGIGEGDEVRVSCRGSDADAALHALIAALSVAVSEEHHAPVAAAAPRRASVEADVLQGVCAAPGLVCGPLFRLTGVELPEDTGNHSASEQTQRLDAALEQVRGEIRSTLDQARQRKHVEEEEIFAAHLALLEDPALLQAAAGAIAQGSAATHAWRDAIQAQCAVLLALGKPLFAERANDLRDLQQRVLRALLGEAWHFELPAGSIVSAHELTPSDLLQLSEQQAVGICMAEGGATSHVAILARGKGLPCVVALGAAVLDVPQGQRVVLDAANGRLELAPSDARHAQVHQIRDAQKVRRHQQQAQAQLPACTTDGVSIEIAANVASSAEAQLAFENGADGVGLLRTEFLFVDRRTAPDEQEQRQAYQAVLDAMGDKSVIIRTIDVGGDKQLDYLPLPVEANPVLGLRGIRMAQVRPELLDQQLRALLQVSPLQRCRILLPMVSEVDELLQIRQRLEQLCTELGLAQRPELGVMIEVPAAALMAEQLAEHADFLSIGTNDLSQYTLAMDRDHAGLAARVDALHPALLRLIAQTCAGAAKHGRWVGVCGALASDPLATPVLVGLGVSELSVSPPQIGEIKDRVRHLDAAQCRQLSQGLLNLSSAKAVRQACQHHWPLS, encoded by the coding sequence ATGTCCAACAACAATAACCGACTGACCCTTAGCGCCCCCTTGACTGGGCCGGTGCTGGCCCTGGGCAATGTCCCGGACGAAGTGTTCGCCAGCGGCGCCATGGGCGACGGTATTGCCATCGATCCGTTGAACGACTGCCTGCATGCGCCGTGTGATGGGGTGATCATCCACGTCGCCCGCACCGGGCATGCGCTGACCCTGCGTGCCGACAACGGCGCGGAGATACTGATGCACATCGGTATCGACACCGTTGAGCTCAATGGCGAAGGCTTTGCCCTGCTGGTCAAGGAAGGTACACGGGTGAGCCAGGGCCAGGCGCTGGTGCAATTTGATCTGGACCGCATTGCGCGCCAGTGCAAGAGCCTGGTGAGCCTGATCATTCTGACCAACAGCGACCGTTTCGAACTGACGCCCTGCCCGCTCGGCACGGTCAAGGTCGGGGAGCCATTGATGCAGGTGGCGTTGCGTTCAGCCGCCCCTGTTCAAGCGGCTGTGGATAACTCCAGCGCCGAAGCCCGCGCCAGCGTACGCATCACCCACCGTGGCGGTTTGCATGCGCGCCCCGCGGCGCTGATTCGCAAGACCGCCCAGGGTTTCAGCAGCCAGTCGCAGCTGCATTTCGGTGACAAATCGGCAGCCTGTGACAGCCTGATTGGTTTGATGGGATTGGGCATTGGCGAAGGTGACGAGGTGCGTGTCAGCTGCCGTGGCAGCGATGCCGACGCGGCTTTGCACGCGTTGATCGCGGCGCTGTCCGTGGCGGTCAGCGAAGAACATCACGCCCCCGTGGCGGCGGCTGCGCCACGTCGCGCCAGTGTGGAGGCCGATGTGTTGCAAGGCGTTTGTGCAGCGCCCGGCCTGGTGTGTGGACCGTTGTTCCGCTTGACTGGCGTCGAGCTGCCCGAAGACACCGGCAACCATTCGGCCAGCGAGCAAACCCAACGTCTGGACGCGGCACTGGAGCAGGTGCGCGGGGAAATCCGCAGCACCCTGGACCAGGCCCGCCAACGCAAGCACGTCGAGGAAGAAGAGATCTTCGCCGCCCACCTCGCCTTGCTGGAAGACCCGGCCCTGCTGCAAGCGGCTGCCGGCGCCATTGCACAGGGCAGCGCCGCGACCCACGCCTGGCGTGATGCGATCCAGGCCCAGTGCGCGGTATTGCTGGCGCTGGGCAAGCCCTTGTTTGCCGAACGCGCCAATGATCTGCGCGACCTGCAGCAGCGCGTGCTGCGGGCGCTGCTGGGCGAAGCCTGGCACTTCGAATTGCCCGCCGGCTCGATTGTCAGCGCCCATGAACTCACCCCCTCCGACCTGCTGCAACTGAGCGAACAGCAGGCCGTGGGGATCTGCATGGCCGAAGGCGGCGCCACGTCTCACGTGGCCATTCTGGCGCGGGGTAAAGGCTTGCCCTGTGTGGTGGCGCTGGGCGCGGCGGTGCTTGATGTGCCCCAAGGCCAGCGCGTGGTGCTGGACGCCGCCAATGGCCGCCTGGAGCTGGCCCCCAGCGACGCGCGCCATGCCCAGGTGCATCAGATTCGCGACGCGCAGAAGGTGCGCCGCCATCAGCAACAGGCCCAGGCCCAATTGCCGGCATGCACCACCGACGGCGTGAGCATTGAAATCGCCGCCAACGTTGCCTCCAGCGCCGAAGCCCAGCTGGCCTTTGAAAACGGCGCCGATGGCGTCGGCCTGTTGCGCACCGAGTTTCTCTTCGTCGACCGCCGCACCGCGCCGGACGAACAGGAACAGCGCCAGGCCTACCAAGCCGTGCTGGATGCCATGGGCGACAAGTCCGTGATCATCCGCACCATCGACGTGGGCGGCGACAAGCAACTGGACTACCTGCCGCTGCCCGTCGAAGCCAACCCGGTGCTGGGCCTGCGCGGTATCCGCATGGCCCAGGTACGCCCGGAACTGCTCGACCAGCAACTGCGCGCCCTGTTGCAGGTCAGCCCGCTGCAGCGTTGCCGCATCCTGCTGCCGATGGTCAGCGAAGTGGATGAACTGCTGCAGATCCGCCAGCGCCTGGAGCAATTGTGCACGGAGCTGGGGCTGGCCCAGCGCCCCGAACTGGGGGTGATGATCGAAGTGCCCGCCGCCGCGCTGATGGCGGAACAACTGGCCGAGCATGCGGACTTCCTGTCCATCGGCACCAATGACCTGTCGCAGTACACCCTGGCCATGGACCGCGACCACGCGGGCCTCGCCGCACGCGTCGATGCGCTGCACCCGGCCTTGCTGCGGCTGATCGCCCAGACCTGCGCCGGCGCGGCAAAACACGGGCGCTGGGTCGGCGTGTGTGGCGCCCTGGCCTCCGACCCCTTGGCCACGCCCGTGCTGGTCGGCCTGGGCGTCAGCGAGCTGTCGGTGAGCCCGCCGCAGATCGGCGAAATCAAGGACCGCGTCCGCCACCTGGACGCGGCGCAATGCCGGCAACTGAGCCAGGGCCTGCTCAACCTGAGCAGCGCCAAGGCCGTTCGCCAAGCCTGTCAACACCACTGGCCGCTGAGCTGA
- the nagE gene encoding N-acetylglucosamine-specific PTS transporter subunit IIBC, whose product MYQHFIEGLQRLGRALMLPIAILPIAGLLLRLGDTDLLNIAVMHDAGQAIFANLALIFAIGIAVGFARDNNGTAGLAGAIGYLVMISTLKVMDTSINMGMLAGIASGLMAGGLYNRFKDIKLPEYLAFFGGRRFVPIVTGFSAVGLGVIFGLIWPPIQHGINSFGVLLMESGSLGAFVFGVFNRLLIVTGLHHILNNMAWFVFGSFTDPVTGAVVTGDLTRYFAGDPKGGQFMTGMFPVMLFGLPAACLAMYRNALPERRKVMGGIFLSMALTSFLTGVTEPIEFAFMFLAPFLYLIHAVLTGLSMAVTNMLNIHLGFTFSGGFIDMVLGWGKSTNGWLVFPVGLAYALIYYSVFTYCIRRFNLKTPGREDIQVAQAEVMTDNQRATAYIQALGGAQNLLSVGACTTRLRLDMVDRNKAIDSELKALGAMAVVRPGNGGSLQVVVGPMADSIADEIRLAMPSFVARAPAAVAPVDKPVAVDVQEAGKWLSALGGRANVRQLEAVAMTRLRVELADDSGLSEADLTALGCQGVSQLDSGVWHLLIGDTASGLGEALERLVSRPINA is encoded by the coding sequence ATGTACCAACATTTCATCGAAGGCCTGCAACGCCTGGGCCGCGCCCTGATGCTGCCGATTGCGATCCTGCCGATCGCCGGCCTGTTGCTGCGGCTGGGCGACACCGACCTGCTCAACATCGCGGTGATGCATGATGCCGGGCAGGCGATCTTCGCCAACCTGGCGCTGATCTTCGCCATCGGCATCGCCGTCGGCTTTGCCCGCGACAATAACGGTACCGCAGGCCTGGCCGGGGCAATCGGCTACCTGGTGATGATCTCCACGCTCAAGGTGATGGACACGTCCATCAACATGGGCATGCTCGCCGGTATTGCCAGCGGGCTGATGGCCGGCGGGCTGTACAACCGCTTCAAGGACATCAAGCTGCCGGAGTACCTGGCGTTCTTCGGCGGGCGGCGCTTCGTGCCGATTGTCACAGGGTTTTCCGCGGTGGGCCTGGGGGTAATCTTCGGCCTGATCTGGCCCCCGATCCAGCACGGCATCAACAGCTTCGGCGTGTTGCTGATGGAAAGCGGCAGCCTGGGCGCGTTCGTGTTTGGCGTGTTCAACCGCCTGCTGATCGTCACCGGCCTGCACCACATCCTCAACAACATGGCGTGGTTTGTGTTTGGCAGCTTTACCGACCCGGTAACGGGCGCGGTGGTCACCGGCGACCTGACCCGCTACTTCGCCGGCGATCCCAAAGGCGGCCAGTTCATGACCGGCATGTTCCCGGTGATGCTGTTCGGCCTGCCGGCCGCGTGCCTGGCCATGTACCGCAACGCCCTGCCGGAGCGGCGCAAAGTGATGGGCGGGATTTTTCTGTCGATGGCGCTGACTTCGTTTTTGACCGGGGTGACGGAGCCGATTGAATTTGCGTTCATGTTCCTCGCGCCGTTTCTGTACCTGATCCACGCTGTGCTGACGGGCCTGTCGATGGCCGTCACCAATATGTTGAATATCCACCTCGGGTTTACCTTCTCCGGTGGGTTTATCGACATGGTGCTGGGTTGGGGCAAGTCCACCAATGGCTGGCTGGTGTTCCCGGTTGGCCTGGCTTACGCGCTGATCTACTACTCGGTCTTCACCTACTGCATCCGCCGCTTCAACCTGAAGACGCCGGGTCGGGAAGATATCCAGGTGGCACAGGCCGAGGTGATGACGGATAACCAGCGGGCAACCGCTTATATCCAGGCGTTGGGCGGTGCGCAAAATCTGCTGAGTGTGGGGGCTTGCACCACACGTCTGCGCCTGGACATGGTGGATCGCAACAAGGCCATCGACAGTGAATTGAAAGCGTTGGGCGCCATGGCGGTGGTTCGTCCTGGCAATGGCGGAAGCCTGCAGGTGGTGGTCGGGCCGATGGCCGATAGCATTGCCGATGAGATCCGCCTGGCCATGCCTTCGTTTGTCGCCCGTGCGCCTGCGGCGGTGGCGCCTGTGGATAAGCCGGTGGCGGTGGATGTGCAGGAGGCCGGGAAATGGCTGAGCGCGTTGGGTGGTCGCGCGAATGTGCGCCAGCTGGAAGCGGTGGCGATGACCCGTTTGCGGGTGGAATTGGCGGACGACTCGGGGTTGTCCGAAGCGGACCTGACCGCGCTGGGTTGCCAGGGTGTAAGCCAGCTGGACAGCGGGGTTTGGCACCTGTTGATTGGCGACACGGCGTCTGGGCTCGGTGAAGCACTGGAGCGGCTGGTCTCTCGCCCAATCAACGCCTGA
- a CDS encoding DUF6124 family protein: MIKDSPNPPSDQLFSVRLSIDNETLLANASQDIASVQALTSHLAFQVAGAQRDVVLAICRMLEGIQLMVDRVLDLNEVPELNSSSAS, translated from the coding sequence ATGATCAAAGACAGCCCAAACCCCCCGTCCGATCAGCTATTCAGCGTCCGACTCAGTATCGATAACGAAACCTTACTCGCCAATGCCTCGCAGGACATTGCTTCGGTGCAGGCGCTAACAAGTCATCTGGCATTTCAAGTCGCTGGCGCACAGCGTGATGTTGTTTTGGCGATTTGCCGGATGTTGGAGGGTATTCAGTTAATGGTGGATCGGGTGTTGGACTTGAACGAGGTGCCCGAACTTAACTCTTCCAGCGCCAGTTAA
- a CDS encoding NGG1p interacting factor NIF3, whose amino-acid sequence MYKLAFFVPDSHVETVKTAVFTAGGGRIGSYDSCAWQVLGQGQFRALDGSQPFIGQVGQVEVVEEWKVELVVADELIVAVVAALKLSHPYETPAYEVWQLADF is encoded by the coding sequence GTGTACAAGCTCGCCTTCTTCGTACCCGACAGCCACGTGGAGACGGTGAAAACCGCCGTCTTCACAGCCGGCGGCGGGCGCATCGGCAGCTACGACAGCTGTGCCTGGCAAGTGCTGGGCCAGGGCCAATTCCGCGCGCTGGACGGCAGCCAGCCGTTTATCGGGCAGGTGGGCCAGGTTGAAGTGGTTGAAGAATGGAAGGTTGAGCTGGTGGTGGCGGATGAGTTGATCGTGGCTGTGGTGGCCGCGCTCAAACTCAGCCATCCGTACGAAACACCGGCGTATGAGGTGTGGCAGCTGGCGGATTTTTGA